Part of the Sesamum indicum cultivar Zhongzhi No. 13 unplaced genomic scaffold, S_indicum_v1.0 scaffold00975, whole genome shotgun sequence genome, TTGCTTCGTCATCATCTCCATGAGAGCCCCAAGTCTCAATATTTAACAGTTAAAAGTCCTTTTCAACTCTGGAAGAGTTTAAAGGATCAATTTGACCATCAAAAGACTATAATCTTACCACGTGCAAGATATGAGTGTATACAATTGCGACAGCAAGATTTCAAAACGATTGCTGAATATAATtctgaaatgtttcaaatTGTACCAAAGTTGAGGTTATGTGGAGAAGATGTGAcggatgaaaaaatattggaaaaaacATTTTCTACTTTTAATGCATCCAACCTTGTACTCTAGCAGCAGTACAGGGAACGTGGGTTTAAAACCTATTCAGAGTTGATTGCATGCTTGTTgcagaagaaaataatcagcttttgttgaataaccaTCACACCCGACCCACTGGTTCCAAGCCACTTCCTAAAATTTCAGCGGTATTGCCTGAAGCAAATGCTACTTCTTCACGAAAGGCGCGTGGTCGTTACCATGGCTCACCACGGGACCATTCTTATGGTCGTGGTCGCAGTAACGATCGTGGTAATACATGGATTAATCTCAATATTCAGAAAAACAATGGGAACAAGGCAAAGAATCAACAAGAGAAAACTACAAATGAAGATCTTTGCTACAGATGTCGGATGTCTGGGCATTGGTCTTGTACTTGTCGTACGGCACAACATCTGGTCAAATTATACCAGGCTTCTGTAATAGCGAAGGGTAAAGAAGTTGAGACTAATCTTGTTGAGGCTGGAATCTCAGACAATACCCACATGGATGCGTcagatttttttcaattttttgaaaatgataaCAAAAATCTCGCAGAGCTGCCCTTACAGTTTGGTGAAATTATTGAGGATTTCGACATGCTTTTAGATTTATCCCAAATGTTATTAGTATGTTTTCAGTATTTAGTTAtgtttacttttatttgtagggtatttctttttatctagtaatgcttttatattttatgaatgaagtttttcttttacttattatatgtctatttcatttatatagaatGGATCAAGCCATTACAAATCTCAATGACAAGGAACATTGTCTTGTTGATAGTGCCACTACGCATACAATtttgagaaacaagaaatttttctcaagtttgttAATGATAAGAACAAATGTGAGTACTATT contains:
- the LOC105180352 gene encoding uncharacterized protein LOC105180352; its protein translation is MLVAEENNQLLLNNHHTRPTGSKPLPKISAVLPEANATSSRKARGRYHGSPRDHSYGRGRSNDRGNTWINLNIQKNNGNKAKNQQEKTTNEDLCYRCRMSGHWSCTCRTAQHLVKLYQASVIAKGKEVETNLVEAGISDNTHMDASDFFQFFENDNKNLAELPLQFGEIIEDFDMLLDLSQMLL